Proteins encoded together in one Sceloporus undulatus isolate JIND9_A2432 ecotype Alabama chromosome 4, SceUnd_v1.1, whole genome shotgun sequence window:
- the GPX7 gene encoding glutathione peroxidase 7 has protein sequence MQDPEGSAEPAASAPASSKAFLLPLATMLLVLGAFLLLAFSASEPKEDGFYAFQVVNIRGKLVSLSKYRGAVSLVVNVASECGYTDSHYKALQKLQRELGSSLFNVLAFPCNQFGQQEPNTNKEIESFARKTYGVSFPMFSKIAVIGTGANPAFKYLIESTGEEPTWNFWKYLVDPNGKAVKAWDSTVTIEEIKPYVTELVRNIILKKRDEL, from the exons ATGCAAGACCCGGAGGGCAGTGCAGAGCCAGCAGCAAGCGCCCCGGCCTCCTCCaaagccttcctcctccctttagCCACGATGCTGCTGGTCCTGGGAGCCTTCCTCCTGCTGGCCTTTTCGGCCTCTGAGCCCAAAGAGGACGGTTTTTACGCTTTCCAAGTCGTCAACATCAGGGGCAAGCTGGTCTCCTTGTCCAAATACAGAGGCGCG GTCTCCTTAGTTGTCAATGTTGCAAGTGAGTGTGGATATACTGACAGCCACTACAAAGCACTGCAAAAACTACAGAGGGAACTTGGCTCATCTCTTTTTAATGTGCTGGCATTCCCTTGCAATCAGTTTGGACAGCAAGAACCAAATACTAATAAAGAAATAGAGAGTTTTGCCCGAAAAACATATGGAGTCTCCTTTCCCATGTTCAGCAAAATTGCAGTCATAGGCACAGGGGCGAATccagccttcaaatatttaattg aatccACTGGTGAGGAGCCAACCTGGAATTTCTGGAAATACCTTGTAGATCCAAATGGAAAAGCAGTGAAGGCTTGGGACTCTACTGTCACTATTGAAGAAATAAAACCTTATGTCACTGAACTTGTGAGAAATATCATCCTGAAGAAGAGAGACGAACTGTGA